The following are encoded in a window of Ruminiclostridium herbifermentans genomic DNA:
- a CDS encoding CCA tRNA nucleotidyltransferase, with product MKHKLFIPDNVGVIIEKLNSSGFEAFIVGGCVRDSILGIIPYDWDITTNAFPEDIKKIFEKTFDTGIKHGTVSVFINDEFCEVTTYRIDGEYSDNRRPDSVQFTSSLKDDLARRDFTINAIAYHPKEGLIDYFEGLKDLDNCQIRAVGDANLRFKEDALRMLRAIRFSAQLGFSIDAATFDAIKRNSLLIENISNERIRDELNKILVSPNPMHFDLLYKTGLLEHIIPEFIACYSTKQNNPYHMYSVSEHILRSVDYVKNTNILRWTMLLHDIGKPIQKTTDEKGIDHFYGHQQVGADLARNILNRLRFDKESIKKITNLVLHHDSDIFDNEKSIKKVINKVGEDSFLELIEVQKADAMSQNSVYLEERLVKFKNILKIYNKIKAESHCLSKKDLAVNGYDLISIGMNPGKELNNMLNYLLECVLENPELNDRQILIDLAKNNIS from the coding sequence ATGAAACACAAGTTATTTATCCCTGACAATGTAGGGGTTATTATAGAAAAACTGAATTCATCTGGTTTTGAAGCTTTTATAGTTGGTGGCTGTGTTAGAGATAGTATCCTTGGAATAATTCCTTATGATTGGGATATTACAACAAATGCATTTCCTGAAGATATAAAAAAAATATTTGAGAAAACATTCGATACGGGTATCAAGCACGGCACTGTAAGCGTTTTTATAAATGATGAGTTTTGTGAAGTTACAACATATCGTATTGATGGTGAATATTCTGACAATAGAAGACCTGATAGTGTTCAATTTACTTCTAGTTTAAAAGATGATTTAGCTAGGCGTGATTTCACAATAAATGCTATTGCATATCATCCTAAAGAAGGGCTGATTGATTATTTTGAGGGACTTAAGGATCTGGACAATTGTCAGATAAGAGCGGTAGGAGATGCTAATTTGAGATTTAAGGAAGACGCATTAAGGATGCTCAGAGCCATACGCTTTAGTGCCCAGCTGGGTTTTAGTATCGACGCAGCTACTTTTGATGCAATTAAGAGAAATTCTTTATTGATAGAAAATATAAGTAATGAAAGGATAAGAGATGAACTAAATAAAATTTTAGTATCTCCTAATCCAATGCATTTTGATTTGTTGTATAAGACAGGCTTGTTAGAACATATAATTCCTGAGTTTATTGCATGCTATAGCACTAAGCAGAACAATCCTTATCATATGTATAGTGTTTCAGAACATATTTTACGTTCAGTAGATTATGTGAAAAACACTAATATTCTTAGATGGACAATGCTCTTGCATGATATTGGGAAACCGATACAAAAAACAACTGATGAAAAAGGGATAGACCATTTTTATGGGCATCAGCAGGTTGGAGCAGATTTAGCTAGAAATATATTGAATAGGCTTAGATTTGATAAAGAATCAATTAAAAAAATAACAAACCTTGTACTTCACCATGATTCAGATATATTTGACAATGAGAAATCTATCAAAAAGGTAATCAACAAGGTTGGAGAAGATTCTTTTCTTGAATTAATAGAAGTTCAAAAAGCTGATGCAATGAGTCAGAATAGCGTATATCTAGAGGAAAGATTAGTAAAGTTCAAAAATATTTTAAAAATATATAACAAAATTAAGGCTGAAAGTCATTGCTTGAGTAAAAAGGATTTGGCTGTTAATGGATATGACTTGATTTCCATTGGCATGAACCCTGGCAAGGAACTAAATAACATGCTAAACTATTTGCTGGAATGTGTATTAGAGAATCCTGAACTCAATGACAGGCAAATATTGATTGACTTAGCGAAGAATAATATTTCATAG
- a CDS encoding TerC/Alx family metal homeostasis membrane protein, with product MTARKAVKFVLMWMSLAVLFNLGVWYFEGSAKALEFLGGYIIELSLSVDNLFVFLMIFTSFGIKKEYQRRTLNYGIIGAIVLRAIFILLGIKVVNSIHWILYIFGLILIVSGFKMIFGHEDNKDYTDSKVLKILKKIIPVSDTLHEEKFFIRHGGKLLATPLFAVLIIIESSDVLFAIDSIPAVFSISTDPFIVYTSNIFAILGLRSLYFVLNALHEKFKYVKVGVALILMFTGVKLGILFFHIEIPIVISLATIFALLVGSIIISLIATRKEKKDEEEVKLKKVDL from the coding sequence ATGACTGCAAGGAAAGCAGTAAAGTTTGTTTTGATGTGGATGAGTTTAGCTGTATTATTTAATCTTGGAGTATGGTATTTTGAGGGGTCAGCAAAAGCGTTAGAATTTCTTGGTGGATATATTATTGAACTAAGTTTGAGTGTAGATAATCTATTTGTATTTTTAATGATATTCACCAGCTTTGGAATTAAAAAGGAATATCAGCGAAGAACTTTAAACTATGGTATTATCGGTGCTATTGTATTAAGAGCAATATTTATTCTATTAGGAATAAAAGTAGTTAATAGTATACATTGGATATTATACATTTTTGGATTAATTTTGATTGTAAGCGGCTTCAAAATGATATTTGGGCATGAAGATAATAAGGATTACACTGATAGTAAGGTTTTAAAAATTTTAAAGAAAATTATCCCTGTTTCAGACACATTGCACGAAGAAAAGTTTTTTATTAGACATGGTGGAAAATTATTAGCTACACCATTATTTGCTGTACTAATAATTATTGAGTCATCAGACGTTCTTTTTGCTATTGACTCAATACCTGCTGTATTCTCAATATCTACAGACCCATTTATTGTATATACCTCAAATATTTTTGCCATTCTTGGGCTAAGAAGCTTGTATTTTGTGCTTAATGCATTACATGAGAAGTTTAAATATGTTAAGGTTGGTGTGGCATTGATATTGATGTTTACTGGAGTAAAGCTGGGAATATTATTCTTCCATATTGAGATTCCTATTGTAATATCTCTTGCAACAATTTTTGCTTTATTAGTGGGCAGTATTATTATTTCACTTATAGCTACTAGAAAAGAAAAGAAAGATGAAGAAGAAGTTAAATTGAAAAAAGTTGATCTTTAG
- a CDS encoding DUF554 domain-containing protein, with translation MIGVGTIVNTGAVIAGGIAGYFLKSGIPERYKQIVMQGIGLSVLFIGISGTIKEMITIVSGNKLDTQFTMLMIFSLVIGGLIGEFLKIEKRLENVGTWIQSKIPTKGGSFSEGFVSASLIYCVGAMAIVGALEDGLLGNTSTLFAKSILDGVTAIIFGATLGIGVAFSAVSVFIYQGSITLLAGFVKPWLNDMVISQMSLIGGILIFSIGLNLLEIKKIKIGNLLPAIFIPVLYYIIKSLLGF, from the coding sequence TTGATAGGTGTTGGGACAATTGTAAATACTGGAGCTGTAATTGCAGGCGGTATTGCAGGATATTTTCTGAAAAGCGGGATTCCAGAAAGATACAAACAAATAGTCATGCAAGGTATTGGACTTTCGGTGTTGTTTATTGGGATATCTGGAACCATTAAAGAAATGATAACTATAGTTAGTGGAAATAAATTGGATACTCAATTTACAATGCTAATGATTTTTAGCTTAGTAATTGGCGGATTAATAGGTGAATTTCTTAAAATTGAAAAAAGATTAGAAAATGTGGGAACGTGGATTCAAAGCAAAATACCCACAAAGGGAGGCTCATTTTCAGAAGGTTTTGTTTCTGCTAGTTTGATATATTGTGTAGGAGCTATGGCTATTGTGGGAGCGCTAGAAGATGGACTTTTAGGAAATACCTCTACATTATTTGCAAAATCTATACTTGATGGTGTTACAGCAATTATTTTTGGAGCCACACTAGGAATAGGTGTAGCATTTTCAGCAGTATCAGTTTTTATCTATCAAGGAAGTATAACTCTTTTAGCTGGTTTTGTAAAACCGTGGCTAAATGATATGGTAATTTCCCAAATGTCATTAATAGGAGGCATACTGATATTTTCTATTGGATTGAACTTACTAGAAATTAAGAAAATAAAAATAGGGAATTTACTTCCTGCCATATTTATTCCTGTATTATATTACATAATTAAAAGTTTATTAGGGTTTTAG
- a CDS encoding aldo/keto reductase has product MIYKKYGKTGKDISVIGFGGMRFPKVNGEYDYDKCAEFVVKANELGVNYFDTAPGYCDDHSEKIMAHAFKMMKNPFYVSTKCSERDGTKLRKTLETSLKRMNLEKINFFHIWCILDIDDYRSRMVKGGAYETALKAKEEGLIEHITFSTHCSGDEIETIVNEGCFEGMTVGYNIINFPFRQKGLKAAYEKGLGIATMNPLGGGLIPQKADYFDFIRGADDKTVVDAAIKFNASHDEITTVLCGMGSMEEVIQNCKIGNSLVKLDENKLKEIEKRLFSSMDKLCTGCRYCEHCPKGIPVSKFMLSYNNHILGDTKGIYDYLRYHWGINYKQANECISCGLCERKCTQHLPIISRLKETYEWGTEY; this is encoded by the coding sequence ATGATTTACAAAAAGTATGGAAAGACTGGAAAAGATATATCTGTAATTGGTTTTGGTGGAATGAGATTTCCTAAAGTAAATGGAGAATACGACTACGATAAGTGTGCTGAGTTTGTTGTTAAGGCAAATGAACTTGGAGTTAATTATTTTGATACGGCTCCAGGATATTGTGACGATCATAGTGAAAAGATTATGGCTCATGCTTTTAAAATGATGAAGAACCCATTTTATGTTTCAACAAAATGTAGTGAAAGAGATGGAACAAAGCTACGCAAGACGTTGGAAACTTCACTAAAAAGAATGAACTTAGAAAAGATAAATTTCTTTCACATATGGTGTATTTTAGATATTGATGATTATAGAAGCCGAATGGTTAAGGGCGGAGCGTATGAGACTGCGCTTAAGGCAAAGGAAGAAGGTCTCATTGAACATATAACCTTTTCAACCCACTGTAGTGGTGATGAAATTGAAACAATTGTAAATGAGGGATGTTTTGAGGGAATGACTGTTGGTTATAATATTATTAACTTTCCTTTTAGGCAAAAGGGTTTAAAAGCAGCCTATGAAAAAGGTTTAGGTATTGCTACAATGAACCCGCTTGGAGGGGGCCTAATACCTCAAAAGGCAGATTATTTTGATTTTATCAGAGGAGCAGATGACAAGACAGTAGTTGATGCGGCAATTAAGTTTAATGCTTCACATGACGAAATAACAACTGTTTTATGTGGTATGGGAAGTATGGAAGAAGTAATTCAAAATTGTAAAATTGGAAACAGCCTAGTGAAGTTGGATGAAAACAAGTTAAAAGAAATTGAAAAAAGATTGTTTAGTTCTATGGATAAACTCTGCACAGGCTGTAGATATTGTGAGCACTGCCCAAAAGGAATACCAGTATCAAAGTTCATGCTTTCATACAACAATCATATTCTAGGTGACACAAAAGGGATTTATGATTATTTAAGATACCATTGGGGTATTAACTACAAACAGGCAAATGAGTGTATAAGCTGCGGGCTATGTGAAAGAAAATGTACTCAGCATTTGCCAATAATTAGTAGACTTAAAGAGACATATGAATGGGGAACAGAATATTAG